The Engraulis encrasicolus isolate BLACKSEA-1 chromosome 24, IST_EnEncr_1.0, whole genome shotgun sequence DNA window ACTTCAAATGGTCCCTAAAGAATACATTAGACCACTTTTTTTGCAACAGCCCctgtaaaatattacacagtatcTAACACCATTTGTCCTCATGTAGTTCACTGGCCAGTCACATCCTCTCACTAAGGTTATCCTCCCTCACAACCCAGATTGAggctactgtaaaaaaaaaaaaagcctctgAGTCGTTCTGGTTGCTGGCCCTCAGCAATGGAACCAATTGCCATCTAACATCAGGAATGCCCCCTCCATCTCAGTATTCAGATCCAGCTTCAAAACAcacttacataggcctaccccaGCCCTCCCTGCATTTTACAGTAATAGTTTACCTTGCTGTTGATGTACTGTAATCATTATTCTatggcttttatttttatttacccctttatttctatgtatttatttatttcacttttAAAAACTATTCTACTGCTTCCTGTGGTAATAtaagcaaagtaaaaaaaaaaactgaacaggacagcactcctacTTGTGTACTTTATTGCCCTTCAAACGTTTCTGTGACCCTCTTCAGTGTCCAGCGACACACCTAGAGCAATTAGTTAATGCAATTAAGAGGTGAGGGGAAAGCGGCGAGCTTCTTGACTATATCCTTCCCTGACATTGACACTTGATTGAAGCAAATGAGTGACAAGGGACCAGATGAGAGAGTGAAGAAGAGTTTGACAGACACCTGTCTCTGAACTggtactgtacacagtaaattctgcagtgctcatttaacacttagagagttcatttgagtccatttggacttaaattaactctgtaagtgttgaattaacacagcaacatttactgtgtaacaTTCCACCACCACacctttatgggcagtcatgggtaagcggttagggtgttagacttgtagcccaaaggttgtcggttcgactcctgacccgccaggttggtggggggagtaattaaccagtgctctcccccattctcctccatgactgaggtaccctgagcatggtaccgtcccgccgcactgctcccttggggcgccattgggggctgcccccatgcacgggtgaggcataaatgcaatttcactgtgtgcagtgtgcagtgaacatttgagtgctgtgtcacaatgacaatgggagtttgagtttcccagttgggctttcacttcactttatacTCATGTATTATGGAcaacattgacttgacttgacttgacttgacttgaaagctttaatatCCTTTAAAAGGCTATTTGATTGTGGAATGCGAAAATCTGTTGGTGTCAGTGCTCTTGACCATTCATAAATTGTCTCCAGaaactggtaacaacaaattataATATAAACAAGGAAAGTTTTATTTATGACTTTTATGGGGATTTATGTCTTGTGTTTTCAAAACATTACTGAGCACAAAGAATCTGCCAAATgaacaaattacattttaataatcAAATGCAGATGCAATTAAGAGACTTCATTTGACTTTGTATTAAGTGCACGATATGAACTATATGAATCCAAACAAagagttcagaaaataaataacaTACTTATTTATTTAAGGTctctatttatttaattatttctctttttttaagcaCTGTTATTGCACTCTTGTCAACAGCATTGGAAATTGTTCAATTGTTATTCACAGTTGTTATGTTTCCATGGTGATAGAACTTACTTATAGAACTTTACTCTGGGCTCAACTAGAACCTTGGTAAAATTCTAAAACTGCTAGTTTGTCAGATTGAAACAAatctacacagagagagacactgaaaACTATTGCTCCTGCTACTGACTGCTAAAAAATTGATGAAAAACCATGGAAGATAATGTTCGATACATTGATTATCAGGACCGCTACATCCTAAAACTCCGCTATCACTTGGTCACCTGGGACGATAAAGAACAAAGTATGACAGGCACCCATTAAGCATTAGAATTAACATTTGTTTTacttttaggcctacatttagcctacttttatttttatttttgtatctttacttgtatttttactttacttttactttttgtatttttcatgcatccaatgtttgtgtgtaaatgtcctCTGTCATGGTGTAGGCTAGTTTGTTTTCTTGTTATGTGTTTtagtgtgagtaggctactaggACAACAGATGAAATTTAGCATCTGTGCTAATTCTGGCATTTTTATTGAAGCTCTCAAGCTGATGTAGCCTATTGATTAATATGCATTGTCCTatccaaataaacaaatgaatgaatgaatgaatgaatgaatgaatgaatgaatgaatgaatgaatgaatgaatgaatgaatgaatgaatgaatgaatgaatgaatgatgaatgaatgacacTTTATTTTGCTTTGGACCTCATTTCAAAAAGAGGCCTCCACTTTGCTTTCTCAGATGAGTTTAGAGTTTTTCTGAGCTGTTTTTGCTTTGTATGCTCTTCAGGTACAATTGGGCCACTGCAGAGGGTCAAAGCTTTGGTCACCAACCTGTCACCAATAGAAAATGGACTTCTGAATAGGGAAAAGTTGAACGTTATAGCTGCGAGGATGCCAACTTTCTACAGACACCTCACAGATGCCCAATACTATGCGATACATGACGATGAAATAGATTGGATCAAACCCAAACTAAGAGTCATCCATAAACCCTTCACACCATCCCAAGGGGACACGGACGAGACAAAAAAGCAATGGAAGCTCTTCACAGGATCAAACGGTCCGGTGTGCAGACCACAAAggccaaacacaacacaaccaggGAGAGTTGGCCAATCAGTGGCACCCCCACATATCCCTCCAGTGGCCCTGGATATGCCTTGGCACCCAGAGGGACCAGAGACCTTTGACTATGAGATACCCCAGGAGACGGAGTACAACTACGAGGTACTGCCCAGTGGGATTCTGATTGATGAAATTTTCTCCCTTGTTGGGAACAGTGGCGGCGAAGAGATCCCAGGGCTGTGGAAGCTGACGGCATACAACCCTGATAAGACTGTATATGTGTCTGCTGCTGTGAAAATCCTTGAAAGGAAAGAGAAGTCAGTGAGACGTTCTTCTTCCCGCATGCGGCAGCCTGCTACCACTAGGAAAAGGCGAAGGGAGGCCGAAGCCCAGGATGAGGATGACAGCATCTTCAAAAGAAGACGCATTTACATTTAAAATGAGGTCTGAAGTAAGACTTGCCATATGGACTCTAAATTAATACTGAATGTATTTTACATTTCTCAAGAACTATATGGGAATTTTAAAATATTTGCATTTTGTAATAAATATATTATAAAATTATGAATTTTAATTATGAACCCACCACTGACTCCCtaatcattttttaaattatgtatagCATCTAACTATTCAATGTTCGAGAACAAGTATTTTTTAATGTAGATTTACCAGAAAGGTTTGCATGAAATTACTCTGAGCTTTTGTATCCTTGTTATACGCCATGGAACAATCTGTCAAAACACTAAAGTGCATTGGGGTAGTAAGAAACTACTCGGCCACAGCGCAGTGCAACTAAAACCAAAGGCATAGACTCCAAATGCTGCAAAAGTATCTAGTTAATGATCTAGTTACCATGAATACAACATGCCCGGACATTTTTGCTGGATGGAAGAGATTAGAGGATGGAAGTGTAAACATATCATAGGTGGTACACATACTGTAGCTTCCTCTCAATGCCACCCTACGATCACTACAATGGCCTACCAAcactaaatgaaatgaaaaggcaGGTGGTATTGCATTTACCTGGGTGTAATAGCTGTGATTCTTCTTCGTGACAGGGCCTTTCGCTAGACATACTATAGAGTATGCAGTGCCTATGGCACCAACCACTTGGGGGGGTCTATGCACATAACTCACAGGATATCACAGGATATGGTTGGGCCACAGCTTACCCCAATGTAAAGATGCCACATAGGCTGTGAAGCCACATAGGCTATTGAGAGGTGTCATAATTTAAATAGGCCTTCATTATGCCTGTGGACGACAGTAGTCTCAGTAGTCTCAGTATTTGTCTGTGTATACGCAAACGTGAAATCAGAGTTTTTAGAAAGaacctctgtttgtgtgtaaacaaaaggcacaGACCAATATAAGgaaaatgtttttgtttaaaaaaaaaccctgtgtaTGTGTAAATAGGGTCTTTAAAAAAACCTGTGTATGTTTAAATAGAGTCTTTATGTGTGCCtttgggtgtatgtatgtgtgtgtgtacgtgcatgtgtgcgtgtgtgtgcacccgtgtgtgtgtgtgtgtgtgtgtgtgtgtgtgtgtgtgtgtgtgtgtgtgtgtgtgtgtgtgtgtgtgtgtgtgtgtgtgtgtgtgtgtgtgtgtgtgtgtgtgtgtgtgtgtgtgtgtgtgtgtgtgtgtgtgtgtgtgtgtgtgtaaatgctctTGTCACAGCCAGGGCAGGGTTCCATATGACTTCAGAAACATGTGGGATGTACGTCAACCTACACCACCCTCcaactccgacacacacacacacacacacacacacacacacacacacacacacacacacacacacacacacacacacacacacacacacacacacacacacacacacacacacacacacacacacacacacacacacaccataaattaTTCCAGCGTTCCTTTGGATCAAGGGGCCAGTCACCTCATCGTCCTTGGCCAGAgtggtgctgagtgtgtgtgatgtttacCGGTGCCCGTTTAGGCACTATATAAATGTACAGATGTAAGTTGGTGAAACCGTAACATATTTGTCACATGAGCATAAATCTTATCACGACGGAGAATCAAACCTGCATGGGCCTTCTGCAGGACAGGTGGAGAACCCCGAGCACCACTCCTGTGAAGCATTTCACTTCGCTAGTTCGCTAGTAGGACTTTTTCTTAAAAATCGGAAGTTCTCTAAAACGGACCAATAtggtaaggtaaaaaaaaatgtggacaTTGTCACCTTTGTTTATGGTTCAAAAGCTTGTTTACCTCAGTAACAGAAATAATGGAACCAAACTGTGCAAACTGTATAGCGAGCAAGGCTTATCATATcatatgcaagagaaagtgtgtgtgtgtgtgtgtgagagagagagagagagagagagagagagagagagagagagagagagagagagagagagagagagagagagagagagagagagagagagagagagagagagaaagagagagagagagatatcatatatatacagttttttttttaaatccttctggattatgggttcttgggtccttctctcattacaaacctgaacatgcgctaccacgtggtaaagcgtttagcgagcgctcccaagtataacaagcgctcccaagtatagcgagcgctcccaagtgccacctggcggttgtttgggtacactgcagctaggcccggtacgtaccgaggtggatgatgtggcattacctcggtaaagggtgtgcattgtagaagGACCGACTGTAAGTGATAAAACATCCAGGTTAGTAGTGGGTTTTCATAAAGGTTGGAGTAGGCTTCACCTTAACAGATCTTTGTTCTTTTTAGTGACCAAAGAATTATAAACTGAAACTAACTAAAAAAGTcaaatgcatggtgcgaccttctcTTACTTTAGAGTTTTGTAATAGTGGGTTTTGTAATTAATTGGCTATGCAGTACATAGCAACGCTCAGCGTTAAAAATaggaggctacacacacacacacacacacacacacacacacacacacacacacacacgcacacacgtgtgcacacgcacacacacacacacacacacacacacacacacacacacacacacacacacacacacacacacacacacacacacacacacacacacacacacacacacacacacacacacacgtacacacgcacacacacacacacacatgcacacgcacatgcacacgcacatacacatacacacacacacacacacatacacacacatttccatggCCATCACTCttatatttacattttatttctcCGTCTCCTTTGCTCTCCGCTTGAACTTCATCCATGCTCCCTCTCCTCTGGGAACTCTTTGACTCTGGTTTGACTTtctcccctgcccccccccccccaccccctctctctccctcgctctgatgctctctttcttttcatcccctccctccctctctcttcactgtgtccctccatccccaccaccctcattagcCTTGTAATATTTACTGCTGGGATCCAATACTTGTCTTTATGAAATATGCATGGGGGGGTTATATCACACTGGCCTCTACAGAGCCCCCTTGTAACCCGAGTCCTGCCTGCTCCTTgcatagtgggggggggggggggggggggggggggtgttgttgtggGAAGTCTGGGGGGGGCTGAGGGTGTTGTGGGAAGTCTGGGGGGGCGGGGGTCGGGCTGAAAGTAGGTGCCTTGGTTGGTTGCACAAAGACAGGGCTTTCATTTCGCCGGAGGTCTAgctgaccagcccagcccagcccagcccagcccctgtGGCCGTGCCCAGAAAGGGCCACCGCtaaagggctgctgacagcttttgccaggcccgggacaaagtcatctgaaagggccccaaacccaatacattcaatgtaatgagggccccaattctgggccacctctcaccctgggcccgggacaacagacccctttgcaaCCACCCCACCTTTCGGCATCCCTGGCCACCGCCATAATATGTCCAACCTCAGGGCCGCTGCATCTTCTCTATGGGAAAAGAGGACTCGCTCCTCAAGGCTCCACATCAATGCGGTGCCCCCCAGTCAGGGTCGGAGCATGGAAATGAAAGGAGGAATAATTTATGagcttggggagaggagagagagaggggaggagaggagagtgagagggggggagaggagaagagaagagaaagaaaagagaggagagagagagggacaaccctcccttacttacttactgcctTATGGCCTCCCTGTCCCTTCGCGGTCGCACTGCACACACCAGAATATACGCTAATTCCTCCTGGGATACCAGATTACTTACCACTTTCtctataaagcacacacacacacacacacacacacacacacacacacacacacacacacacacacacacacacacacacacacacacacacacacacacaaatgcacacgcgcgcgcgtgcgcgcgtccgCGCGTCGgctcatgcacacaaactcaaacatctCTCCactaccagctgtgtgtgtgtgtgtgtgtgtgtgtgtgtgtgtgtgtgtgtgtgtgtgtgtgtgtgtgtgtgtgtgtgtgtgtgtgtgtgtgtgtgtgtgtgtgtgtgtgtgtgtgtgtgtgtgtgtgtgtgtgtgtgtgttcctgcactgAAATAAAGCTGTTGAATTTCTTTTATTTGTTGAGAAATGAATGAAAGGAAGTAAGAAAGGCCGACAATACGATATGATCCCATTTACCTTTTGGGTAATAAATTTGGTGAGACGaaaggaaaaggtgtgtgtgtgtgtgtgtgtgtgtgtttgtgcgtgtgtgtgtgtgtgtgtgtgtgtgtgtgtgtgtgtgcgtgtgtgtgtgtgtgtgtgcgtgctcgtacgtgcatgtgtgcgtgctcgtgtgtgtgtgttggctgtggctgtgtgtgtgtgtgtgtgtgtgtgtgtgtgtgtgtgtgtgtgtgtgtgtgtgtgtgtgtgtgtgtgtgtgtgtgtgtgtttgtgcctataGAGTATATGTGGCCCGTTCTAAGGCCTGAAGCCATGACTGTAATTAGCTCATAAATGAATGCatttctcctccttcccttccccttctGCTCCTGCACTCGGGCTGGTCCCCGGTCCCGTGAGCTGGGCCTGAGCCCTCGCTAATAGGGGTGTTTTTACAAGACCCTCCCCTGATAAATCAGACACGACCAGCTGTCCACCAGATACTCTGAGAGAGACAGggtcagacacagagagaaagagcgtgtgtgtgtttgtgtgcgtgtgcgtgtgtacgtgtgtgtgtgtgtgtgcctgtgtttgtgtgtatgtgtgtgtgtgtgcgtgtgtgtgtgcgtgtgtgtgtgtgtgtgtgtgtgtgtgtgtgtgtgtgtgtgtgtgtgtgtgtgtgtgtgtgtgtgtgtgtgtgagagtgagtgagagaaagagagagtgtgtgtgtctgtgtgtgtgtgtgtgtgtgagagagagagagagagagagagagagagagagagagagagagagagagagagagagagagagagagagagagagagagagagagagagagagagagagagagaggagggatggcgGGGTCGAGATGGAAAGTTGAAATGTGCGTAGTGTTTTATAGCACTGTGCTGCTGCTTGTGAAATCCAGTGTCGAAACTGCACTCTGCTCACCCCAAATTCATAGAAGCCATTTCCTGTTTTTCAGTCCACTGGCAATTATTTGTTCTAAAACATTTCCATTGTTTACATAATATAGCAGCAAAGTAAGGCCGAAGTCCCAGTTAAATTCTGTGCGGGGGCGGCGTGGcagcatttttttgttgttgttgctttctgCACAGAAAAGTTAGGAATTTGCATATTTGTCCCTCCATACCAACACCTTCATATCGGTGGTTGGGCGGTGACTGCAAAGTAAAACACTCAAATATGTGCTACAACTTAGAAGGAGTTTATTTTTCAGTGCAGTGCCAGGCGGTCTGTGGGCCGTGTCCCATGGAAAGCAACGATAGAAACACTAAACACGTTATATCAAATAacctttctgtgtggtgttgaatggttagcatagcctggtcctgaccatcccataatactaccatttcattttgtattcatggtctggaggttgtttgatctgacgcgattgcaggaagcgggaaggacattttctgaaaaatcaggataagttgttcaacaaacatgtctgacgtctatctttggcgatgtaggaccgtttaacagacatgtctgacagaacatcctctcgtaggataaaattacaacgtaggagCGTTTGTCTGAACACCGGCCAAATTCTGCCGCTTAACATCGCTCCACAGACAACAGGTACCACACGTAGtgtggagccaagtctcttggcggaagtacgtagtatggtgcgcgaggctatggTTTGCATGGTGTCCTGTTAAAATCAATGGCATAAAGCAGGTGCACACAGACTATCGCAAagattgtgtgtgagagggcTCTCTTGCTGTCATCCGGCTAgtggacatggttccagcaatgcCTATCCTTAGTGTGTTTGTCTCTGACGAGACAAGGACAAACAAagctgctttagatggtgtcaagcatgtgtggggGGTAGGCTACCCAAATAAGTAATGTGAAGAAAAGTGGCCCAGGCttacagtcaagcatggtagtgcaTGCATGGTACTATACAGTAGTATGCATATTGTCAACAGAAACATGGGAACATGTGCTGTGACTACTGAAGGGCATCACAACGATCCTCTCTATGGACTTCCAACATATACCTCATTGTGTTAAAAGTCCATAGAGCGGATCATGATGTCCCTCAGTTGTTTTCTTCAGTTAAAAGTAAATGACGTAAGACATCACAGAAAGGTCCTGGCAAGAAAAGTAAGTATTATTTGAATAATTTTGAGTGAAGAATACATTGATTCGGTTATATAAACTGTACACTggctacttttcattgtgtcaCAGTGAAATTTCCTTCATTTTGTCCCTTGAAATTATACATACAAATCTGTATGTGATGGGTGCACTCATTTCtgtgatatacagtactgtatatccaATGCCTTCATTAATGTGTATCAATTTCTGAAATGTAGTGCATAATTTATAGTAAATGAGTTCATCTGAAACTCAAGTCACATCTAGGTTTTTAACAAAGATGTGCTAATAAATTATGCATGCTCTGAATGAAAGCCTTGATACAGTATAACCAGTGCCCCTCTAACCAACCTTCCTGCTTACTCAACAGTAGAACTACTCTGAGTTACTTGCAATTACCGGTATGCATACTGACATTTTTTCGAAACATAATAACAGTCGTATATTGTGTTTTACAACTAAAcgggtgacactgaagaaggctcggagcagccgaaacgtctgtcatatcagtccctgcaatgtttaaataaaaaggaaagaacaaaaaagaagaaaaaactccaTTTCCCAACTAAACGAGGCAAATCACTCAGCAAATATATTACAAAACACTTGTTTTGAAAGGGGGAAAGAAATCGTTAATGTTGTACACAGTTACTGTATGTCATTTTATACTGTTTTCTAACCTTTTGTACTTCAATGGTGTCCtttgaatgatgtgtgtgtgtgtgtgtgtgtgtgtgtgtgtgtgtgtgtgtgtgtgtgtgtgtgtgtttgtgtgtgtgtgtgtgtgtgtgtgtgtgtgtgtagagagagagagagagagagagagagagagagagagagagagagagagagagagagagagagagagagagagagagagagagagagagagagagagagaataaatgaatgaatgaatcatgaTAACCCAGGAAGCCCATGTTATCAGAATGGCGGAACTCAGTAGCAGAAAACGAATATAGGCTGAAAATTCCATAGTATAGCACTGATCCCAGCCATGAAATTCAATAGGGGCTGGAATTTtaaacacgcatgcacaaccacagagggcagggcagggcagggcagttaCAGCACTTTCTCACATTATGAAGTTGGTCTGGGGGGGAAACAGACGGAATTCAGAcatgcagagagaaaaagaaaagacaatatGGACATACTAGGGTAGATACTGTCTCTACTCTGTTTCTGtctgaaaatattttttaaaaatcatgagcAAGGTAGTTCAGCACTTTCTCAAATTATGGAGTTGATCTGGCGGAAAGACACATCATTTGCAAgaatacacataatcacacagagacagtgaaagagaccATGTGGCTATTCCAGGATAGATATGGTCTCTTCTCTACTTTGTGGCTGAAACTTTAAAAAACTAATGATCAAGAAAAACAAAAGTCTCATTGGGCCTTGCTTACAGGGGCGGTGGCCATTTTTTCCACCCTCACAATcagtatctccctctctctccctctcgctctctctctctctctctctctctctctctctctctctctctctctctctctctctctctctctctctctctctctctctctccctctcgctctctctcacgctctctctcagaGACTACCAATcacttctctctcctcatgtctattataatattaacttattttatataggcctattcccTTTGTGGTTCAGTTGCTATATGaagtgtgtcttagtgtgtgtgtgtgtgtgtgtgtgtgtgtgtgtgtgtgtgtgtgtgtgtgtgtgtgtgtgtgtgtgtgtgtgtgtgtgcatgtgcgtgtgcgcgtgtgtgtgtgtgtgtgtgtgtgtgtgcgtgtgtgagtgtg harbors:
- the LOC134441293 gene encoding uncharacterized protein LOC134441293; its protein translation is MEDNVRYIDYQDRYILKLRYHLVTWDDKEQSTIGPLQRVKALVTNLSPIENGLLNREKLNVIAARMPTFYRHLTDAQYYAIHDDEIDWIKPKLRVIHKPFTPSQGDTDETKKQWKLFTGSNGPVCRPQRPNTTQPGRVGQSVAPPHIPPVALDMPWHPEGPETFDYEIPQETEYNYEVLPSGILIDEIFSLVGNSGGEEIPGLWKLTAYNPDKTVYVSAAVKILERKEKSVRRSSSRMRQPATTRKRRREAEAQDEDDSIFKRRRIYI